ACGCAGATCGCCAAAAATCTCGGCGTGAGCAGTTCGTATCTGCTGGGCGAGGACGACCTGGGGATCGGCCTGCTGACTTCAGCCACGTCGTCGATCAAAAACAGATTTGCGCTGGAGAAATTAAACTCCGTGCAGGTCAAACGCCTGCTGCCCGATAATATCAATAACAATATCGAACCGGCTCTGCTGGTGCTCGAACCGGGCGCCGGTTCGGAAGAAATTACCGGCCAGAACAGCGGTGAAGAATTTTTGCTCCTGCTCGACGGGCAGCTGGACATCAAGGTCAACGAAAACATCTACACGATCCCCAATGGCCAGACTTTTTATTTTCCGGCCAACTCGGTGTATAGTTTCAAAAACAACACCGGCGCCGCCGCCAAAGTGTTATGGATAAAGGCGTAATTGCCGCCGCGTTAATTTTGTCTCTGTGCTGCGCGGAACCACAACTGCGTCTGGGACTCGGCCCGACCAATTATGACCACGCCGATTTCTCATTCCAGGCGAACACCGGTTTTACCGAATTGACCTTTAATCCCGCAGCGCGCCTGCAGCTCGGCTTGAAGTACACCAGCAGCGGAGTCATTTTAAATCAAAGCCAGCGTTTCGACGCGCGCGGCCTGCTGGCGGTGTTCAAAATTTACCTCAACACGGTCAGCGCCAAAACTCCGTATTTCGGCGGGAATTTCGGCTGGCTCAATACGGAAATCAGCTCGTCCCGGTCTCTGTACACAGCGCGCGGCGCTTGGTGCGCTGAATGGCTGGGCGGATATTCTTTTCGGCTCAATGAACTAAACCGGCTCAATCTCGAATACGCGCATCAGGTCATTGACGGCGGCTACGTGCCGGACGCCAAATTGCTGTCCGATACGTGGACTCTGTCCTGGGCTGTGACGCTGGAACCGTTTTCCGAGCAGCCGCGGTATCATCAAACTCCGGCGGAAAGCATCGCCACCAGACAGGAGTATCTGCGTCAAAAAATCACCTACAACAATGAGCAGATCCGAAAATATGACGCGCTGATCGCCAAGTACAATCAAAAATTTTTGGACAAATCCGCCAGCGACGCCGAATTAAATGAACGTGATTTTCTGCTCGGCCAGCGCGATCAGCTGGAAGCGGACAATCAAAAAATGCTGGAGCTGCTGGAGAAATAACCGACGCTTAGTATATAATCCCAGCATGTTCTCTCTAAAGGAAGTCAGTTACAGTTTCCAAAAAACCGTGCTGGATAATATCTCGCTGGAAATCCCCGCCGGCCTATTTACCGGCGTCGTCGGGCCGAACGGCAGCGGCAAAACTACTCTGCTACGGCTCTTGAGCGGTTTTTACCACGCGCCGCAAGGCCGTGTCCTGCTACGCGGCCAAAATCTCGCGGCGCTGCGTCCGCGTGTCCGCGCGCGGCAGATAGCCGTGGTGACACAGATCAGTATCCTGAATCCGCAGTTCACCGTCCGGGAAATGCTGGAGCTTGGCCGCGCGCCTTATCACCGCTGGTTTTGGCAGCGGCAGACCGCCTCGGAAAAAAGCCTGCTGGAAAAGATCACCGCCGATCTAAAACTGACCGGGCTTTTGCCGCGCCGGCTCAAAACGCTGTCCGGCGGCGAATTGCAGCGCACGGTCATCGCGCGCGCTCTGGCGCAGGACACGCCGGTTTTGCTGCTCGACGAGCCGGTCAATCATCTGGATATTCATCATCAGCTGGAAATTTTGAGTTATCTTAAAAACCTGACCGCGCAGGGACGGACGATCATCGCTGTTCTGCACGACCTGCGGCTGGCGCGGCGTTTTTGCGACAGTTTGCTGGTCATGGACAACAGCAAGATCATTGCTGGTCATCCGGAAGCACACCTAAAATCCGGTCTGCTGGCCAGAGTTTTTGAGCTGCCGGCAGATTCGGAATTCCTGTGTTAAGATAAATTATGCGCCAAACCCACCGTCTGCTCGACGCCAATGTCAACCGCGCGCGGGAAGGACTACGTGTCCTGGAAGACATTTGCCGGTTCATTCTCGACGATCTTCAATTAACGGACAAAATTAAAACCATTCGCCATGCTTTGCAAGACTTGATCGGTATACCGGACGGGCTGCTCGTGGCCAGCCGCGGCGCGGCTGAGGATATCGCGCGCGGACGCCCCGTGCCGCGCCGCGCGGATCTGCGCCAGATCGTCACCGCCAACGCCAAGCGCGCGGCGGAGGCTTTGCGTGTGCTGGAAGAATTTTGCGCGCGCGGCAGCGCCATAAAAGACCAGCGTTACTTGGTTTATGATCTGGAAAAAATTATCAGGCAGAAAATTCTGCTGCGGCAGCCATTTTACCGCGACGTTTATGTGATCTCCGACCAGCCGACTGTTCTAATGGACGCGGTCAAAAACGGCGCGCGCGTTGTGCAGCTGCGGGATAAAGAAAACAGCGCGGAAATCATTTACCAAAAACTTTTGCCGGTCAAAAAATTAAAAGAAAATCATGATTTTGTCTTGATAGTGAACGATCATCCCGAACTTGTCGCGCGCGCCGAAATAGACGGCGTGCACATCGGGCAGGACGCTGACCCGGCCGCCGTCCGCCAAATGATCGGCGCGGACAAAATACTCGGCCTGACCACGCACAATATCGCGCAGGCGCAAAAAGCCGCGGGATTAAAAGTGAATTACATTTCCGCGGGGCCGGTCTGGGCCACGCCGACCAAACCGGGGCGCCAGCCGGTGGGGCTAGAATACGTGCGCGAAGTCGCCGCCAGTATAGACCTGCCTTTTGTGGCGATCGGCGGCATAGACCTGACCAATGCGCAAAGCGTGATAGATGCCGGAGCTAATACTATTGGCGTGGTACGCGGCGCGGGAGACGCGGCGGAGTATTTAAGGATCATTAAAAATAATATTGTTGGTAGGCTTTAGTAGGGTTGTAGGTTTAGAAAATCCTCGTCGCCATAATAAGGAATATCCTCACTAGAATTTATTTTATAAACCGGATTATCTATAATTAGTATGTCTTGATATTCTTGGAAAAAATCTCCTCGATACACAACATTTCCTCGATACACAACATCTATAATTTTCCCCGTACTATCTAATTTCATTTCAGAGAGACTTGTGTTAATTGTGGGGGCAAATACAGTTTTTATATATCTGCCAAAAACATTGGCTAAATTTGGCTTATTATCTTTACCTAGACCAGTCGAGCAGCTATCTAAAACCAATGTATTTATGTTTAATTTAGTCAGGATTTCCCCATATACATCTTCGAGTAGATTTGGCGTTAAATACTCCTGGCCAAAATCTATGCGCCCCTGACTACCGTGAGCATTGATGATAAGTGCTCTTTGTTCTATAGTTTTTGGCAGATGAGTTTGCAATAAAAGCAAAGCTTGATCGATGTCTTGCAGTGAATCTATTTCAAAAAACAAAATCTGATTTTTTCTATCTAATTCTGAATAGAACTTCTTAAAGACCTCTAACCCGCCATTATGGTCTTTTTTGCCCTGCCAAATCACGATAACTGGTTTATTAGGGTCGAGCTGCTTATTGGCCAGTCTGAGCCTTTGTTCTACGAGATATGGTGCCCAATCGCCAAGCCTACTCAGATAAGTAATATTTAATTCATCAATTTTAGTTTTGCGGGCGGCGGCATATTGCCGCAGTTCTATGGCCAGCTCGGCAATCAGTTTTTCTTCTGCTTCGTATTCTTGTATATTTTGTGTATAAATATCTACAATATGTTGTAGAGCGTCCATATCTGCATAGTTTATTTTGTGCATCCTTCTATACTGATAAGCATCATATGACACATAGCCGCGAGATGGCAAAAGGAAATCTTTGTCGCTCAAGCCTGTTAATGTTTGGTAGGATAATGTATTCACCAGCAATTCCAAGACCTCAGAACAATGGAATAAATCTGGTTCAATGCCACTGTAGTCATAACTAATATTGTTAGACACTAAATATTCTAAAAACTCCTTGGTTTTTATCGGATAAGCAGAGGGAATCGTTCTCAGCCCGCTCCGGATCAGCTGCCGGATAAAATCTTCATCTTCCGTTAGAACATCATCTATTCCATCCGGCAAACAAGTCAAACCAGCTTGTACAGCTCGTAATAGAAAATCTTTATCATTTAATAAGTTTTTCCCTATTTTACTGATGTCCTCAACGCCATAACTGATAGCTTCCAAAACAAACTTTTTATTTTCACGAAATTGTCTGGCTAT
This DNA window, taken from Candidatus Margulisiibacteriota bacterium, encodes the following:
- a CDS encoding XRE family transcriptional regulator, producing the protein MELGRKIRETREQKGLTLRKLAKDIGVSPSFISQVEQGKASPSVDSLTQIAKNLGVSSSYLLGEDDLGIGLLTSATSSIKNRFALEKLNSVQVKRLLPDNINNNIEPALLVLEPGAGSEEITGQNSGEEFLLLLDGQLDIKVNENIYTIPNGQTFYFPANSVYSFKNNTGAAAKVLWIKA
- a CDS encoding porin family protein; the protein is MDKGVIAAALILSLCCAEPQLRLGLGPTNYDHADFSFQANTGFTELTFNPAARLQLGLKYTSSGVILNQSQRFDARGLLAVFKIYLNTVSAKTPYFGGNFGWLNTEISSSRSLYTARGAWCAEWLGGYSFRLNELNRLNLEYAHQVIDGGYVPDAKLLSDTWTLSWAVTLEPFSEQPRYHQTPAESIATRQEYLRQKITYNNEQIRKYDALIAKYNQKFLDKSASDAELNERDFLLGQRDQLEADNQKMLELLEK
- a CDS encoding ABC transporter ATP-binding protein; translated protein: MFSLKEVSYSFQKTVLDNISLEIPAGLFTGVVGPNGSGKTTLLRLLSGFYHAPQGRVLLRGQNLAALRPRVRARQIAVVTQISILNPQFTVREMLELGRAPYHRWFWQRQTASEKSLLEKITADLKLTGLLPRRLKTLSGGELQRTVIARALAQDTPVLLLDEPVNHLDIHHQLEILSYLKNLTAQGRTIIAVLHDLRLARRFCDSLLVMDNSKIIAGHPEAHLKSGLLARVFELPADSEFLC
- the thiE gene encoding thiamine phosphate synthase — translated: MRQTHRLLDANVNRAREGLRVLEDICRFILDDLQLTDKIKTIRHALQDLIGIPDGLLVASRGAAEDIARGRPVPRRADLRQIVTANAKRAAEALRVLEEFCARGSAIKDQRYLVYDLEKIIRQKILLRQPFYRDVYVISDQPTVLMDAVKNGARVVQLRDKENSAEIIYQKLLPVKKLKENHDFVLIVNDHPELVARAEIDGVHIGQDADPAAVRQMIGADKILGLTTHNIAQAQKAAGLKVNYISAGPVWATPTKPGRQPVGLEYVREVAASIDLPFVAIGGIDLTNAQSVIDAGANTIGVVRGAGDAAEYLRIIKNNIVGRL
- a CDS encoding DUF4116 domain-containing protein, with amino-acid sequence MYSKIISDLVRQNKRTEVLQMLSQTPEYLSYAGYYQDEENFLLDLIKRNPKAMQFIKEDLLDSADFINKATHRYTWAAKYASSRLKDDPEFIEDSFERGSRANNATIKCASPQLLDDMEFVRRMAIVHISIIESTSPRLKYDQKFNLELVKRNNLVFPHIARQFRENKKFVLEAISYGVEDISKIGKNLLNDKDFLLRAVQAGLTCLPDGIDDVLTEDEDFIRQLIRSGLRTIPSAYPIKTKEFLEYLVSNNISYDYSGIEPDLFHCSEVLELLVNTLSYQTLTGLSDKDFLLPSRGYVSYDAYQYRRMHKINYADMDALQHIVDIYTQNIQEYEAEEKLIAELAIELRQYAAARKTKIDELNITYLSRLGDWAPYLVEQRLRLANKQLDPNKPVIVIWQGKKDHNGGLEVFKKFYSELDRKNQILFFEIDSLQDIDQALLLLQTHLPKTIEQRALIINAHGSQGRIDFGQEYLTPNLLEDVYGEILTKLNINTLVLDSCSTGLGKDNKPNLANVFGRYIKTVFAPTINTSLSEMKLDSTGKIIDVVYRGNVVYRGDFFQEYQDILIIDNPVYKINSSEDIPYYGDEDFLNLQPY